Proteins encoded together in one Ciona intestinalis chromosome 3, KH, whole genome shotgun sequence window:
- the LOC100184721 gene encoding pro-cathepsin H-like, which translates to MMKIYSILVFACCTLCVTSFSTRDVLSSVQDFSKESGLQCYGAHRSLEKCLDLQNRCATVQFTITSMQPHIHQTTFTCADNRLCADPKAFCALMQKEIAPIQIANCSMACCSTNGCNAPTEMINNDVEVEERNLFKGWQIEHGKQYINQEEAEKRFQIFSKSLKTIKEFNNRVDRTWEMGLNEFSDRTFEEFASIRLMMPQNCSATKGNHVSLGFEPPAQINCLEKGNFVTAVKNQGSCGSCWTFSTTGCLESATAIHKEGNPLVSLSEQQLVDCAQAFNDHGCNGGLPSQAFEYIHYNKGLMTEADYPYQGVDGKCHFVASKASAFVKQIVNITKGNEDGIKEAVGLLNPVSIAFDVAKDFRHYKSGVYSSTLCGNKASEVNHAVLAVGYGYTSNGQDYWLVKNSWGPQWGINGYFKIERGSNMCGLADCASYPVIV; encoded by the exons ATGATGAAAATATACTCTATTCTCGTGTTTGCTTGCTGCACACTTTGCGTAACAAGCTTTTCTACCAGAGATGTTCTTTCATCCGTGCAGG attTCTCCAAAGAATCTGGATTACAGTGTTACGGTGCCCACAGGTCGTTGGAGAAATGCTTGGACCTTCAAAATCGATGTGCAACGGTTCAGTTCACCATCACATCTATGCAACCACACA TTCACCAAACCACTTTTACCTGCGCTGATAATAGACTATGTGCGGATCCAAAAGCCTTCTGTGCACTTATGCAAAAAGAAATTGCACCAATACAG ATCGCGAACTGCTCTATGGCCTGCTGTTCAACTAACGGTTGCAATGCACCGACGGAGATGATCAATAATGATGTAGAAGTGGAAG agCGTAATTTATTCAAGGGTTGGCAAATAGAACACGGCAAGCAATATATAAACCAAGAAGAAGCAGAAAAACGATTTCAAATCTTTAGTAAATCGCTTAAGACAATCAAAGAGTTTAACAACAGAGTGGATAGAACTTGGGaaa TGGGTTTGAATGAATTTTCCGACCGAACTTTTGAAGAGTTTGCCTCCATACGCTTGATGATGCCACAGAACTGTAGTGCTACCAAAGGAAACCATGTTAGTCTTGGGTTTGAACCACCAGCACAGATTAACTGTTTAGAGAAAGGAAACTTTGTAACTGCAGTCAAGAATCAG GGCTCGTGTGGGAGTTGTTGGACCTTCTCCACCACAGGATGTTTAGAATCGGCCACAGCAATCCACAAGGAAGGCAACCCACTCGTTAGTTTGTCGGAACAACAACTTGTAGATTGTGCGCAAGCGTTTAATGATCATGGATGTAATGG AGGTTTACCGAGCCAAGCATTTGAATACATCCATTATAACAAAGGTTTGATGACAGAAGCTGATTATCCATACCAGGGTGTG GATGGTAAATGTCACTTTGTTGCAAGCAAGGCATCAGCGTTTGTAAAACAGATTGTCAATATTACCAAG GGAAATGAGGATGGGATTAAAGAAGCTGTTGGTTTGTTGAACCCAGTCAGTATCGCATTCGATGTTGCTAAGGATTTCAGACATTATAAAAGTGGGGTCTATTCAAG CACACTTTGTGGCAATAAAGCAAGTGAAGTGAACCACGCAGTGTTGGCGGTGGGTTACGGCTACACTAGTAATGGTCAGGATTATTGGCTGGTGAAGAACTCATGGGGACCACAGTGGGGTATTAATGG ATATTTCAAAATAGAAAGGGGTTCTAACATGTGTGGTCTTGCTGATTGTGCTTCGTATCCTGTGATcgtgtaa
- the LOC100180809 gene encoding protein APCDD1-like isoform X2, whose protein sequence is MTTSGRFLNEGLVDSLLILGATERRFVIRKIHLNVEDGVFTQTLHRLFNNPSRACSKCSKLHGEHMKKHHRLLVYSSQTNCDCTDELDFYLGELEVMKVVRVKDYRPPFKTVTQLFAGDVKTKIDNRRYYRSNTFQAPLERLGIMSSNIEMQIGRFFPPNLHRTLISPNSQQFILHGNWLSVRCELRPHSSFLTRHLFFPRNGNVWSGVYRYYVDDQCREPYYTLRAHGRYDRTAINPTNGDVDYVFDARRMFITSHSVNLTSLLNDAKRGSLKLETHVEYDVPETEGIPLIDLSLPRREYDHIMMRRIDGNLLLFTGRRPNDGTIPDSADKRTTSYQDELLRCRSKCAFDDLRDSTFLCGISATELPGSIETTVIPNKKHQHDFVAMVYQEATTSSAKKNMHSLTFILSLLCIIAILKYE, encoded by the exons ATGACAACCAGCGGTCGATTTCTAAACGAGGGTTTGGTGGACAGTTTGTTAATATTGGGAGCTACAGAAAGAAGATTCGTAATAaggaaaatacatttaaatgttGAAGACGGTGTTTTCACGCAG ACCTTGCACCGTCTGTTTAACAATCCATCTCGAGCTTGCAGCAAATGTTCCAAGTTACATGGTGAACATATGAAGAAACATCATAGACTGTTAGTGTATTCGTCACAAACCAATTGTGACTGCACAGACGAACTTGACTTTTACCTCGGAGAGCTGGAAGTAATGAAAGTCGTTAGAGTGAAAGATTATCGACC TccatttaaaacagtaacTCAACTATTTGCTGGTGACGTTAAAACGAAGATTGACAATCGAAGATATTATCGATCAAATACTTTTCAAGCTCCACTGGAACGACTGGGT ATCATGTCGTCGAACATTGAAATGCAAATTGGAAGATTCTTTCCACCTAACTTACATCGAACGCTTATTTCCCCGAATTCCcaacaatttattttgcatgggAACTGG ctaAGTGTTCGTTGTGAGCTTCGTCCCCATTCAAGTTTCCTTACAAGACATTTGTTTTTTCCAAGGAACGGCAATGTTTGGTCTGGAGTTTATCGTTACTATGTAGATGACCAATGCAGGGAACCTTACTACACATTACGTGCACATGGGAG ATATGATAGAACTGCAATTAATCCAACCAACGGTGATGTTGACTACGTGTTTGATGCTCGACGAATGTTCATTACGTCACACAGCGTGAATCTAACATCTTTACTAAACGACGCTAAGCGTGGAAGTTTGAAACTCGAAACTCACGTGGAGTATGACGTCCCCGAAACGGAGGGTATTCCCCTGATAGATCTCAGCCTGCCAAGAAGAGAATACGACCACATTATGATGCGAAGGATTGACGGCAATTTGCTGCTTTTTACCGGTCGACGGCCCAACGACGGAACAATTCCCGATTCCGCCGATAAACGAACAACATCTTACCAAGACGAGCTCTTGCGGTGTCGCAGTAAATGCGCATTTGATGACTTAC GCGATTCAACTTTCTTGTGCGGTATTTCGGCAACAGAACTACCAGGAAGCATTGAAACGACAGTCattccaaataaaaaacaccaaCACGATTTTGTTGCAATGGTATACCAAGAAGCAACGACAAGCAGCGCCAAGAAAAACATGCATTCACTAACTTTCATTTTGTCATTACTTTGTATCATcgcgattttaaaatatgaataa
- the vanabin5 gene encoding vanadium-binding protein 5 precursor codes for MKVAFGLILLLVSLMVVADAHGKGKNKNKKLGGCGAECQTECGAIITCKKQCKVTCAGAAAKRPCIRNCKLNTCMQNTECETCKTACFGRMVQCRTANCAEECPLTLRKPKKNKRCKTCLVANCRSSETE; via the exons atgaaggtTGCCTTTGGCTTAATATTGTTGCTGGTAAGCTTGATGGTTGTCGCTGATGCGCATGGGAAAGGAAAGAACAAGAACAAGAAACTTGGGGGGTGTGGTGCTGAATGTCAAACTGAATGTGGCGCCATAATTACTTGCAAGAAACAATGCAAAGTAACATGCGCTGGTG CGGCAGCGAAAAGGCCATGCATACGCAATTGCAAGTTGAACACCTGTATGCAGAACACAGAATGCGAGACATGCAAGACGGCCTGTTTTGGTCGCATGGTTCAATGCCGTACCGCCAACTGTGCTGAAGAGTGTCCGCTGACCCTTCGAAAACCAAAGAAGAACAAGCGATGCAAAACTTGTTTAGTTGCCAATTGTCGCAGCAGCGaaacagaataa
- the vanabin1 gene encoding vanadium-binding protein 1, with product MGDHVGRYMQHSRLRKRHHMRFMKPAHQEYGRFTARMRRVTGHRRRKPWSRPIIMSGCRSQCNETCAPAHQCKLACNESCIAARDPQLCKRNCFVNGCEVSDCLGCMQSCFNETRACRANRCSFVCPLSQPLHKSFRFFFCRACLKLNCQAETERVFGPPPTEEDTQEEGGQEGQGGEEEEEEDDDDDDDDDEDDDDEDDDEDNDDDDDEDDDDDDDDEDDDDEEEGAEGEEMSTENRLLDLI from the exons ATGGGGGACCATGTTGGACGTTACATGCAGCACTCGAGGTTAAGGAAACGTCATCATATGCGTTTTATGAAACCAGCACATCAAGAATATGGTCGCTTCACTGCTAGAATGAGACGAGTAACTGGTCACCGACGACGGAAGCCATGGTCACGACCAATAATCATGAGCGGCTGCAGAAGTCAATGCAACGAAACGTGCGCTCCTGCTCACCAATGCAAATTGGCCTGCAATGAAAGCTGTATTGCCG CACGGGATCCTCAGCTATGTAAACGCAACTGCTTCGTTAATGGATGTGAAGTCAGTGACTGCTTGGGCTGCATGCAATCGTGCTTTAATGAGACCCGAGCCTGTCGGGCCAATCGTTGCTCCTTTGTATGTCCGTTGTCACAGCCGCTGCATAAGTCGTTTCGCTTCTTCTTCTGCAGGGCGTGCCTGAAGCTGAATTGTCAAGCTGAAACGGAAAGGGTGTTCGGGCCACCACCAACTGAAGAAGATACTCAGGAAGAGGGAGGACAAGAGGGACAAGGGGgggaagaggaagaagaggaagacGACGATGATGATGACGACGATGACGAAGATGATGATGACGAAGATGATGACGAAGATAATGACGACGATGATGACGAAGATGATGACGACGATGATGACGACGAAGATGACGACGACGAAGAGGAGGGAGCAGAGGGAGAAGAAATGAGCACAGAAAATCGATTGTTGGATTTGATATGA
- the LOC113474108 gene encoding uncharacterized protein LOC113474108 isoform X1 produces the protein MSSLQYYMQGNINTTVQIQGERLASVIFSSVATAMVTYVLFATIYFTATRKTHPQGKIGRALDIISLFANTAILINVAMDLSLITSHVEPFCTRYSMVKILTYGLSILAVYSALWMKVYRCFYLNAVIINVLGETIRTFVAVTYIFLLIMGLISTFLFLFFSKYVTKAFGCVSLETEAVLRLKWAVLISVSAVGEVALLFYFIYPVYVHKKRMKKSGISTVIAGAIIKRSIIAISVCTITNIMGFAVKFAYISQTAYVFFLYQCMTLVIHLFVLVLSHQDWKTRLFPWIKNQQPISLRSVT, from the exons atgtCTAGTTTACAATACTACATGCAAGgaaacataaacacaacagTTCAAATACAAGGAGAACGGTTGGCGTCCGTTATATTTTCATCTGTAGCGACTGCTATGGTAACGTATGTGTTGTTTGCTACGATATATTTTACTGCAACGAGGAAAACTCACCCGCAAG GTAAAATTGGACGAGCTTTGGATATAATCAGTTTATTTGCCAACACAGCGATTCTCATCAACGTAGCCATGGACCTATCACTAATTACGTCACATGTGGAGCCATTTTGTACCAGATACAGCATGGTAAAGATTCTTACATACGGGCTTTCGATACTCGCTGTGTATTCCGCCCTTTGGATGAAGGTTTACCGTTGCTTCTACCTAAACGCAGTCATAATTAACGTGTTGGGAGAAACGATACGGACGTTTGTCGCTGTCACCTATATATTCCTACTCATTATGGGGCTTATCAGcacgtttttatttctatttttttctaaatacgTAACCAAAGCTTTCGGCTGCGTATCGTTGGAAACAGAAGCAGTTTTACGTCTTAAATGGGCCGTATTAATCTCGGTTTCTGCCGTTGGCGAAGTTGCCCTTTTGTTTTACTTCATATATCCAGTGTATGTTCATAAAAAACGCATGAAGAAAAGCGGAATCAGCACCGTTATTGCAGGGGCCATTATTAAGCGTTCTATCATCGCCATATCCGTTTGTACTATTACGAATATTATGGGTTTTGCCGTAAAGTTCGCCTACATTTCCCAAACCGCGTATGTGTTTTTCCTATACCAATGCATGACGCTTGTTATACACTTGTTTGTGTTAGTTTTATCCCATCAAGACTGGAAAACAAGATTGTTTCCTTGGATTAAGAACCAACAGCCGATTTCATTGCGTTCTGTAACCTAG
- the LOC113474108 gene encoding uncharacterized protein LOC113474108 isoform X2 yields the protein MSSLQYYMQGNINTTVQIQGERLASVIFSSVATAMVTYVLFATIYFTATRKTHPQAILINVAMDLSLITSHVEPFCTRYSMVKILTYGLSILAVYSALWMKVYRCFYLNAVIINVLGETIRTFVAVTYIFLLIMGLISTFLFLFFSKYVTKAFGCVSLETEAVLRLKWAVLISVSAVGEVALLFYFIYPVYVHKKRMKKSGISTVIAGAIIKRSIIAISVCTITNIMGFAVKFAYISQTAYVFFLYQCMTLVIHLFVLVLSHQDWKTRLFPWIKNQQPISLRSVT from the exons atgtCTAGTTTACAATACTACATGCAAGgaaacataaacacaacagTTCAAATACAAGGAGAACGGTTGGCGTCCGTTATATTTTCATCTGTAGCGACTGCTATGGTAACGTATGTGTTGTTTGCTACGATATATTTTACTGCAACGAGGAAAACTCACCCGCAAG CGATTCTCATCAACGTAGCCATGGACCTATCACTAATTACGTCACATGTGGAGCCATTTTGTACCAGATACAGCATGGTAAAGATTCTTACATACGGGCTTTCGATACTCGCTGTGTATTCCGCCCTTTGGATGAAGGTTTACCGTTGCTTCTACCTAAACGCAGTCATAATTAACGTGTTGGGAGAAACGATACGGACGTTTGTCGCTGTCACCTATATATTCCTACTCATTATGGGGCTTATCAGcacgtttttatttctatttttttctaaatacgTAACCAAAGCTTTCGGCTGCGTATCGTTGGAAACAGAAGCAGTTTTACGTCTTAAATGGGCCGTATTAATCTCGGTTTCTGCCGTTGGCGAAGTTGCCCTTTTGTTTTACTTCATATATCCAGTGTATGTTCATAAAAAACGCATGAAGAAAAGCGGAATCAGCACCGTTATTGCAGGGGCCATTATTAAGCGTTCTATCATCGCCATATCCGTTTGTACTATTACGAATATTATGGGTTTTGCCGTAAAGTTCGCCTACATTTCCCAAACCGCGTATGTGTTTTTCCTATACCAATGCATGACGCTTGTTATACACTTGTTTGTGTTAGTTTTATCCCATCAAGACTGGAAAACAAGATTGTTTCCTTGGATTAAGAACCAACAGCCGATTTCATTGCGTTCTGTAACCTAG
- the vanabin2 gene encoding vanadium-binding protein 2 precursor (The RefSeq protein aligns at 99% coverage compared to this genomic sequence), producing the protein MKATLVICICVLLTVVGGRKIDKERNSGVRRSMRKMEPGMNKELLRIINREVDMRPHRGGKRGPGMVCRTQCTNTCVPVGACKAECLGKCGSTRIPKLCSKNCIMNECPISVCIQCIKKCFNEIQVCREKSCPSECPSRLKGKQAMRLPACRKCMVKNCREVLEKMLGPKPSEGSKEKESAAAKKEPTGIKANNDKKNSTGIRNETERGSDKLDGKNLNGNELNKQPNNASKEDGNQAGRDDEDDDVDDDK; encoded by the exons ATGAAGGCTACTCTAGTAATCTGCATATGTGTGTTACTCACCGTAGTTGGTGGTAGAAAGATTGACAAAGAAAGAAACTCTGGCGTTCGTCGTAGCATGCGTAAGATGGAACCGGGAATGAATAAAGAACTTCTGCGTATCATTAATAGAGAAGTTGACATGAGGCCTCACCGTGGTGGAAAGAGAGGTCCGGGCATGGTGTGTCGCACACAATGCACAAATACCTGTGTTCCAGTAGGGGCTTGCAAAGCTGAATGCCTCGGAAAATGTGGCAGCA CACGAATTCCAAAGTTGTGTTCAAAGAATTgcattatgaatgaatgccCAATCAGCGTCTGCATTCAATGCATCAAAAAATGCTTTAACGAAATACAAGTTTGCCGAGAGAAATCTTGTCCATCCGAATGTCCAAGCAGATTGAAGGGCAAACAAGCCATGAGGTTACCAGCATGTCGCAAATGTATGGTTAAGAATTGCCGGGAAGTCCTGGAAAAAATGTTGGGTCCAAAACCAAGTGAAGGTTCCAAAGAGAAAGAGTCTGCTGCTGCGAAGAAGGAACCAACAGGAATTAAAGCCAATAAcgacaaaaaaaattctacaGGAATTCGAAATGAGACCGAAAGAGGATCTGACAAACTAGACGGAAAGAATTTAAATGGTAACGAACTTAATAAACAGCCAAACAATGCCAGTAAAGAGGATGGTAATCAAGCCGGACGTGATGATGAAGATGATGACGTAGATGATGA
- the LOC113474108 gene encoding uncharacterized protein LOC113474108 isoform X4 translates to MSSLQYYMQGNINTTVQIQGERLASVIFSSVATAMVTYVLFATIYFTATRKTHPQGKIGRALDIISLFANTAILINVAMDLSLITSHVEPFCTRYSM, encoded by the exons atgtCTAGTTTACAATACTACATGCAAGgaaacataaacacaacagTTCAAATACAAGGAGAACGGTTGGCGTCCGTTATATTTTCATCTGTAGCGACTGCTATGGTAACGTATGTGTTGTTTGCTACGATATATTTTACTGCAACGAGGAAAACTCACCCGCAAG GTAAAATTGGACGAGCTTTGGATATAATCAGTTTATTTGCCAACACAGCGATTCTCATCAACGTAGCCATGGACCTATCACTAATTACGTCACATGTGGAGCCATTTTGTACCAGATACAGCATG TGA
- the LOC100180809 gene encoding protein APCDD1-like isoform X1 → MAEIWVPYHTLYCILASIVITADAQYQRVNIWPVKDCSLLYANAHAQYNCDANNVTGAWVSTRCEVQAGPKFLIRFYEFRSDRHFLLRHHFYSDPDCTKPTVTMTTSGRFLNEGLVDSLLILGATERRFVIRKIHLNVEDGVFTQTLHRLFNNPSRACSKCSKLHGEHMKKHHRLLVYSSQTNCDCTDELDFYLGELEVMKVVRVKDYRPPFKTVTQLFAGDVKTKIDNRRYYRSNTFQAPLERLGIMSSNIEMQIGRFFPPNLHRTLISPNSQQFILHGNWLSVRCELRPHSSFLTRHLFFPRNGNVWSGVYRYYVDDQCREPYYTLRAHGRYDRTAINPTNGDVDYVFDARRMFITSHSVNLTSLLNDAKRGSLKLETHVEYDVPETEGIPLIDLSLPRREYDHIMMRRIDGNLLLFTGRRPNDGTIPDSADKRTTSYQDELLRCRSKCAFDDLRDSTFLCGISATELPGSIETTVIPNKKHQHDFVAMVYQEATTSSAKKNMHSLTFILSLLCIIAILKYE, encoded by the exons ATGGCTGAAATATGGGTTCCGTATCACACGCTATATTGTATATTAGCTTCCATCGTCATTACAg CTGATGCCCAATACCAACGTGTTAACATCTGGCCCGTGAAAGATTGTTCTCTTTTGTATGCCAACGCGCATGCGCAGTACAATTGTGACGCAAACAATGTTACCGGTGCATGGGTCTCCACGAG ATGCGAGGTACAGGCAGGGCCGAAGTTTCTCATTCGTTTTTATGAGTTTCGGAGCGACCGCCATTTTCTATTACGTCATCATTTCTACTCGGATCCCGACTGCACTAAGCCCACTGTTACCATGACAACCAGCGGTCGATTTCTAAACGAGGGTTTGGTGGACAGTTTGTTAATATTGGGAGCTACAGAAAGAAGATTCGTAATAaggaaaatacatttaaatgttGAAGACGGTGTTTTCACGCAG ACCTTGCACCGTCTGTTTAACAATCCATCTCGAGCTTGCAGCAAATGTTCCAAGTTACATGGTGAACATATGAAGAAACATCATAGACTGTTAGTGTATTCGTCACAAACCAATTGTGACTGCACAGACGAACTTGACTTTTACCTCGGAGAGCTGGAAGTAATGAAAGTCGTTAGAGTGAAAGATTATCGACC TccatttaaaacagtaacTCAACTATTTGCTGGTGACGTTAAAACGAAGATTGACAATCGAAGATATTATCGATCAAATACTTTTCAAGCTCCACTGGAACGACTGGGT ATCATGTCGTCGAACATTGAAATGCAAATTGGAAGATTCTTTCCACCTAACTTACATCGAACGCTTATTTCCCCGAATTCCcaacaatttattttgcatgggAACTGG ctaAGTGTTCGTTGTGAGCTTCGTCCCCATTCAAGTTTCCTTACAAGACATTTGTTTTTTCCAAGGAACGGCAATGTTTGGTCTGGAGTTTATCGTTACTATGTAGATGACCAATGCAGGGAACCTTACTACACATTACGTGCACATGGGAG ATATGATAGAACTGCAATTAATCCAACCAACGGTGATGTTGACTACGTGTTTGATGCTCGACGAATGTTCATTACGTCACACAGCGTGAATCTAACATCTTTACTAAACGACGCTAAGCGTGGAAGTTTGAAACTCGAAACTCACGTGGAGTATGACGTCCCCGAAACGGAGGGTATTCCCCTGATAGATCTCAGCCTGCCAAGAAGAGAATACGACCACATTATGATGCGAAGGATTGACGGCAATTTGCTGCTTTTTACCGGTCGACGGCCCAACGACGGAACAATTCCCGATTCCGCCGATAAACGAACAACATCTTACCAAGACGAGCTCTTGCGGTGTCGCAGTAAATGCGCATTTGATGACTTAC GCGATTCAACTTTCTTGTGCGGTATTTCGGCAACAGAACTACCAGGAAGCATTGAAACGACAGTCattccaaataaaaaacaccaaCACGATTTTGTTGCAATGGTATACCAAGAAGCAACGACAAGCAGCGCCAAGAAAAACATGCATTCACTAACTTTCATTTTGTCATTACTTTGTATCATcgcgattttaaaatatgaataa
- the LOC113474108 gene encoding uncharacterized protein LOC113474108 isoform X3: protein MSSLQYYMQGNINTTVQIQGERLASVIFSSVATAMVTYVLFATIYFTATRKTHPQGKIGRALDIISLFANTAILINVAMDLSLITSHVEPFCTRYSMFFSD from the exons atgtCTAGTTTACAATACTACATGCAAGgaaacataaacacaacagTTCAAATACAAGGAGAACGGTTGGCGTCCGTTATATTTTCATCTGTAGCGACTGCTATGGTAACGTATGTGTTGTTTGCTACGATATATTTTACTGCAACGAGGAAAACTCACCCGCAAG GTAAAATTGGACGAGCTTTGGATATAATCAGTTTATTTGCCAACACAGCGATTCTCATCAACGTAGCCATGGACCTATCACTAATTACGTCACATGTGGAGCCATTTTGTACCAGATACAGCATG TTCTTCTCTGATTGA
- the vanabin4 gene encoding vanadium binding protein 4 isoform X1 — translation MKTFCVVTIVLVLASVCVDARGNRHHGGLMGTGVPRCLKTCKDDCTEMKPCALATCPSVCHATREAAEGSGANRCMIRCGLTQCLPRFPSCKACVARCAAPVTACKRSSCASECPAGMTIPEHMQLSGCVRCMKRNCRNIMNGN, via the exons ATGAAAACGTTCTGTGTTGTTACAATTGTACTTGTGCTTGCATCGGTGTGTGTTGATGCCCGTGGAAACCGCCATCATGGAGGATTGATGGGAACTGGGGTGCCAAGGTGCCTGAAAACGTGCAAAGATGATTGCACGGAAATGAAACCTTGCGCTTTAGCTACATGTCCTTCTGTCTGCCACGCAACTCGCGAAG CGGCCGAAGGCAGTGGCGCTAATCGCTGCATGATCAGGTGCGGGTTGACTCAATGTTTGCCGAGATTCCCAAGCTGTAAAGCGTGCGTCGCCCGTTGCGCTGCACCGGTTACCGCATGCAAGCGAAGCAGTTGTGCATCTGAGTGCCCAGCCGGGATGACCATACCTGAGCACATGCAACTAAGTGGATGCGTTCGTTGCATGAAACGTAATTGCAGAAATATAATGAATGGGAACTAG
- the vanabin3 gene encoding vanadium-binding protein 3 precursor — MKAVCVLFVLLAAVVFVTEATGGCPGARLENIKQFHRFQAARDRVVGSCLAGCRTPCAGLRACSKSRCMCKCAREVPGSLFRCVETCAKSQCLTPTCKDCLQPCMKRVRDCKTSRCSRECPHDADVAASFKTQACRRCLMNNCRAA, encoded by the exons ATGAAAGCTGTCTGTGTTTTATTCGTCCTGCTTGCTGCTGTTGTGTTTGTAACGGAGGCCACTGGGGGTTGCCCTGGAGCTAGGCTTGAGAACATAAAACAGTTCCATCGATTCCAAGCAGCAAGAGATAGGGTTGTTGGTTCATGCCTGGCTGGCTGTAGGACACCATGTGCTGGTCTTAGAGCTTGTTCCAAATCAAGATGCATGTGCAAATGCGCTCGTGAAG TTCCCGGTTCTCTTTTTCGATGCGTTGAAACTTGTGCGAAGTCTCAATGCCTCACCCCAACATGCAAAGATTGTTTACAGCCTTGTATGAAGAGGGTTCGAGATTGTAAAACAAGCAGATGTTCCAGAGAATGCCCGCATGACGCTGACGTTGCCGCGTCGTTTAAAACCCAAGCTTGCCGCCGGTGTCTAATGAACAACTGCCGTGCTGCCTAA